Proteins encoded within one genomic window of Nordella sp. HKS 07:
- a CDS encoding metalloregulator ArsR/SmtB family transcription factor gives MTPSSHLDAAFSALADPTRRAILARLALGEASVMELAEPFSMSQPAVSKHLKVLEQAGLISRGRDAQRRPCRIEGRAFAEMEEWLENYRRFWEGQFRQLDALLDELKAAKKKARAATPGAKGKRK, from the coding sequence ATGACGCCGTCCAGCCATCTCGATGCCGCGTTCTCGGCCTTGGCCGACCCGACCAGGCGGGCCATTCTCGCCCGGCTCGCCCTGGGCGAGGCCTCGGTCATGGAACTCGCGGAGCCGTTCTCCATGAGCCAGCCGGCGGTCTCCAAGCATCTCAAGGTGCTGGAGCAGGCGGGCCTCATCTCGCGCGGCCGCGATGCGCAGAGGCGGCCCTGCCGGATCGAAGGCAGGGCGTTCGCCGAAATGGAGGAGTGGCTCGAGAACTACCGCCGCTTCTGGGAAGGCCAGTTCCGGCAACTCGACGCCCTGCTGGACGAACTCAAGGCGGCGAAGAAAAAAGCAAGGGCGGCAACGCCCGGAGCCAAAGGAAAGCGTAAATGA